ttgtactcatgtggggaatcgaaccagggcctttggcgtgacgagcgaacgctttaaccacttggcttcccCAAGTCAAGCTCTGCACAAGCGAATTGCGACAAGCATGAATTGCCTCCAGAATTATGTGACCTTGTCATAGTTGACCCTGACACTGTAACAGTTGTTCATGTTCTTGGTCTTGCAGCTGTACAACACAGACAAACGGGAGTTCGAGACGGTGGACAAATACACGTGCCATAACTTCTCTGTGGACCAAGTGTTAGTGGAAGGTGAAGTGACGACATCTACAACCCTTTCTGTACAACGACATTGAATtatcattttatatatatatgctggGCAGCAAAAGAGACGCAAGtctaaaaaatgaaatctcataaagtaAGCTTTCAAGCCTTCATGTTAATGTCTTCACACAACCAAAAAtccagagttgtgtttcttttgctgttcagtatattgaaTATTTGGAATCGGTCATGTTTACATTAGCCAAAGAGCGTTGTTCTTTGGTCGACCATAAATATGCAGTCAATATATTGATTTAATACATTATTATGCTTGCTCTTGGAttgtacatatttgttttacgGTTGGGCCTTCACTCATCCTTTcagaagatcctggttagaactgatcttcactaacccatgcttgtcttaagagatgactaatgggatcaggtagtcagacacgctgacttggttgtcatcttatcccaacaGCGTAGCCAACTCATACTGTTGAtgactagattgtctggttcagaatcGATTGTTTGAagtccgccgccatattgctaaatgcgtctttaaacaacaaaccaactcagaACATACTGCACTACAGGGGCACCTTTTCACACACTTGCATCATTAACGTCAGATTGTGACATTCCAGGTTTCGGCAGATATTTCGGCTTCCCTGACAACCCAAGGAAAGATGTGATCCGGTGCCTTATCCACAAACTCCACAGAATCCGACGATGGTTTCTTCGCCAGAGACAGTTCGCCTTTTATGCAAGTTCCCTTTTAATTGTGTATGAAGGTCTTCAAAATGACGACCAAGAGATGCACAGGTCAGAGGTGCCTCGTTGTCGCCTGTCATCCGTTCACAACCGTGAAAAATGCCACAGACGGCAATCTTCCGAAGACAATGGTGAACAGTGCAACTGTTCCGAAGATTTGTGTGCTTACCTTGATGTCAATGCTGAACAACCATTAGACAACTTTAGCCGACCTTATTGTTTAAATGGACACTCAATGGCCACACGTGATATAGCTGACTGTGAGTCGGGTAGTTCTAATGGATGTGACTGTTTGGATGTTCCCGGTAGCGTGGACTGTTCATTAGTGGATGTACGGttaatagacttcacacatgcATTCCGAACCACGGAACGTGATGACAACTACCTCAGTGGACTTCAAATCCTGATCAACATCTTGTCCGTTATGTACAGGTGGGGATAAAACCCGTAGAAAGCAGACCGATACGTTATATGGACACCTGTGGTTGTCCAGAATTGACTGGCAGAGATTTCATGATGTAGGGTCCCACCCTGGTTTGCTCGAGGACCGTCTTTATCTACCGTTTGTTGTACTGTATACAGCCCAGGCTCTGTTTCaggatttgtaattgtatgGGATGTGGTAGTGTGGGGAACTGGGCGTGATCTGGTGTGGTGGGGTGAGGTGGCTCTCAGAACAAAGTAGATTAAACATAGTAACAATGTTTGATAGTAATACAGGaccaattttatggatagcaacttcttgagtttattttcacgacgtttcggagcttatcctagccccctcatcaggttgagctaaGCTGAACAGTAACGCTTAACTGTTGACAGGTCACTGGGGGCTAGGgagctaggataagccccgaaacgtcgtgaaaataaactaaagaagttgctatccataaaattggtcctgtattactacgccaacttctaaatgcctttgaagaatcacaatGTTTAAAATTTGATAGTGGCTGAAAGGGTAACGTAAAATTCCCACTGTATAGTGATGTATTTAGTACTGGTGCCATCGTTGTATAATGGAAAGGAAGTTTGCAGTGTTCGGTGACATTGTTTGCGTAGATTACGTTTACAATTTAATGGCTGAATCTGTTCTTCAGATTTATACCCCATTTTGTCTAGTGGTTTTAGTACATACGTAATGTATCTGAAAAGAGATAGTTTTGACCTTGCACCAGTCCTCGTCGCACTCACCTTTGAACATGAATTTTGCATCATGTTCCTAAAGGAGGTCTTGAAATGTCTACATAAAGAGCAGGCGACCAGAAAgtgttgtgtttcttttcaaTGTGTTTTTGGAACATCAACATGACGACTTGGTTTTCTTTCATGACGGTGGGGTagaccagtggttaaagtgtttgctcgtcaggctgaagacccggttcgattcctcacctggatacaatgtgtgaagcctgtatatggtgtcccctgccatgatagtCCTGGTGTATTGCTAAAATACATACGTACTCACGTCTTGTGTAAGACACATTTACAACCGAAACTGGCATCCCTTTATAATGAACACAAACTTTCAACAGCGTAACAGCTGGATCTCActgaaagcaaatatatccatttattatcaaaatcaaaatcaatggAGGAACAATCACGATAGCATTAAGCTTCTACCAGGATGTAGGACACACTCTGTGGTTTTATCTGTTGAACAGCGAGTATGTCGATAAAAATCGGGATCGTGGATCGATAACTTCCAAGAGAGTGGGTTCAATGCACTGTTCTGGAGTGTCATGTGATAGTCACGTGCACGAAACGTGTGTCAAGATGGATTCCTTTCAgaacaaaaatcaaacataaaaatgaacAGGTCCAGTTCGGCTAAGAAGCACCGAGGCATAAGTAACGGTAAGTGTCAAGCCAAGCTATAGGTTTTGACGCGTTCAGAACATTGAGCATTGAACATTAGGGTGACTGGCACTATTCATTCATGCTGCCTACataagcactcactcactcacccaaacacccacccacccacccactcactgagCAATTCACATTAGCAATCATTACGTTATGAACAGTATTAATATTAAAATCACACATATGATTTGGATTCGAATTATTTCGAATTATTTGATCTCTCACTCTTCACTGAGGTGAAGTTAGATATATCAGATATTATACTCCAATTCTAGAATCTATACATTTGAAGACAAAAAATACACTTGGTGGTTATATTCATTGCATATATGATACCTGTTTCAAGTGTAAATATACCTAAAGGATACACCTTAGTCCGGGaaaactacatgtatatttacgtGTGTTGGAAATACACGACAGGTAAGGGATAACACTATCAATGCGTTATCCTTTTTCGATACGACAGTGTATTTCTTCATCACAATTCCAACAGTAATTACAATCTCTTGTTACGGTATGTTAACGTAATTTAAAAGCTTTAAAAATGACACCCTGAATATCAGAATGCGGCTATGTCGAGCAGTTCCTTTTACATTTTTTGACAAAGAAAACTAAAACATGTGACAACTGGATAACTGACGGCCACGGTCTGTCCCTT
The nucleotide sequence above comes from Haliotis asinina isolate JCU_RB_2024 chromosome 5, JCU_Hal_asi_v2, whole genome shotgun sequence. Encoded proteins:
- the LOC137284648 gene encoding inositol polyphosphate multikinase-like, with the protein product MAMTHVEHAMNPGVTYTKFGKKRKTGVIYLGQHAILKPVHNCVSGRREVDFYTTVFQQHNDDVDDIVALRDFLPRFMGVEEKAEVRHLKLENTLSRFRKPCMIDIKMGHVTSDPLAWPEKVAQRRSKYPNAEKLGFSLSGMTLYNTDKREFETVDKYTCHNFSVDQVLVEGFGRYFGFPDNPRKDVIRCLIHKLHRIRRWFLRQRQFAFYASSLLIVYEGLQNDDQEMHRSEVPRCRLSSVHNREKCHRRQSSEDNGEQCNCSEDLCAYLDVNAEQPLDNFSRPYCLNGHSMATRDIADCESGSSNGCDCLDVPGSVDCSLVDVRLIDFTHAFRTTERDDNYLSGLQILINILSVMYRWG